GGGTGCGCCAGAAGGTTGGTTCTTACCCGAACGTCCACCATTTTTGCTGGAAGGAGCCACGCCGCAAGTCTTTCATAACTTCGAAATGCTTGCATGCCGATGCGACCGGCCCTCTTGACAGCCACGCGATGGCCGAAATACCGTTATCTGCGCAAACGATTGCCTCAACCCATTTGTGGTTCTCGAAGAAAATCTGCGTTTCCGCTGCCTATCGCTCTTTCCCGGCAGGATGCTCTTCACAGTAGAATCTCGATACAGCTAAATCCATTAACTAATGGGGTCCTGTCACACAATGAATTCTCTCAAAGCCGTGCCTGTCTTCCTTCTGCTCTCGTCCTTTCTCTCTTTCTCTTCCCCCCGGACGGTCCACGCGCAGACGCAGGAACGGATTCAGATCGACTCCAGCAGCTCCTCGACTCCTTTTCCCCACTTCTGGGAACAGACCTTCGGCTCCGGCCGCGCGATCCTCTCACTCCGCCAGAGCTATCGCGACGATCTCGACACCGTGAAGCAGGCCACCGACTTCAAATCCATCCGCTTCCACGGCATCTTCGACGATGAAGTCGGCCTCTACGACCCTGACCGCCGCGCCATCAACTTCGCGCAGACCGCTGGCCAGAAAGGCGCAGCCTCCGATGACAACTCCGCCTACAACTTCACCTACATCGACCAGATCTACGACGGCCTGCTTGCCCATCACGTCGAACCATACGTCGAGCTAAGCTTCATGCCGTACAAGATGTCCTCCAACCCCAACGCCCGCCATCCCTTCTGGTACCACCCCAACGTCGCTCCACCAAAGAGCTACGACGACTGGGACACAATGATTAGCGCCTTCGCTCTTCACCTCATCGCCCGCTACGGCATCGACGAAGTAGCCAAATGGAAATTTGAAGTATGGAACGAGCCGAACCTCGACTTCTGGGGCGGCTCTCCCAGGCAAGCCACCTACTGGGAGCTATACGATCACACCGCCCGAGCCCTCAAAGCAGTCTCCCCGCGTCTACAGGTCGGAGGCCCCGCAACCGCACAAGCCGCATGGGTAGGAGACTTCCTCGCGCACATCAAGCAAGCAAACGTCCCCGCCGACTTCGTCTCAACCCACGTCTACGCCAACGACACAGCAAAAGATGTACTGCACACCGATGAAGATGTTCCTCGCGACCAGATGGTTTATCGCGCCGTGAAGATGGTCCACGAAGAGATTGAGCACTCACCCTATCCGCACATGCCGCTCATCTTCTCCGAGTACAACGCCAGCTACGCCAACGAGCCGAACGTAACAGACTCGCCCTTCATGGGCCCGTGGCTCGCTAATACCATCCGCCTATGCGACGGACTGACCGAGAGCATGGACTATTGGTCCTTCTCAGATGTCTTCGAAGAACAGGGCATCGTACGCACGCCTTTCTACGGCGGCTACGGACTCATCGCCACTGACGGAATCCCTAAGCCTGCACTCAACGTCTTCCGCGCGCTCCACAAACTCGGCACACGCCGCATCGCGCTCGACTCCGACTCCGCACTCGCCACCAGGACCGCCGCCGGCAACCTCGTCATCGCGCTCTGGGACTACGCCCCACCCTACGGCACAGGCCCGCACTACACCATGCCGAGTGGTCCCGCCGCTCCTGCGAAAGACTTCACTCTTACCCTGAAGCACGTCACACCCAACGCCAACGTTCAAATCTGGCGTATCGATGACAACCACGGCAACGTGCTCAAAGCCTTCAACGCAATGGGTCGCCCCCCAGGAGACCTCACTCCGCAACAGGTCGCCAGGCTGAAAGCCGCAGGCGCAATGGCCCCGGCAGAGCACGCCCACCTCACCGGAGGCAAACTCCACATCACAGTCCCAGCCCACGGCTTGGCCGTACTCGTTATCGCAAAGTAAAGCCCGACTTACGCCACCAGCACCACATCCAGAAACCTCGGCCCATGCACGCCCTTGATGCGCGTCATCTCGATGTCCGCTGTAGCCGAGGGCCCGGAGAAGAACGTCGTCGTCAATCCAGCCGTCTGCTGCAACCGCGCCATCGCCTCCGGCACCGTCTCAACAACATCCTGCACCCGCACAACACACAAGTGATAGTCGGGTACCAGAGTTACCGCGCGCCGTCCCTGCCCTGCAACATTCTGCAAAACAACCGTGCCCGTCTCTGCAATCGCAAGCGTCGAGCCAGTCATCACGCCGTCGAATCCATCCAACTCAGTCGCGCTCAAACCGGCATCCATCACAAACTCAAACCCCGCAGGCAACCACTCAGCAGCCACGCCCTCAGGCACAACCATCCGCTTCTTCCCACGCCCTGAAAGAATCTTCGCTACCGTGGCCGCGACACCCGTATTCGCCACACGAACCACATGTGCGTCATAGTCACGCAGCCGATCTTCAAGCAACTCCAGCACCGCCTCGCGCTCCCGCGAAGTCCCCCGTCGATACTCGCGCTCAACCGAAGTCCACTCAGCCTCAACCCCGCCCGCATCAAGCGACGAAGCCCGTCCATTCGCCGCACGAATCCGGCGCAGAATCTCCGCCTTTGCCGAAGAAGCCATCACCTCACTTGCCATCTTTGCCTCGCTTCTCCCACCAGTCACGAAACGTCTCCTTCGGCATCTCCTGCAAATCGCGCACCTGAGTCCATCCGCCGAGCATCCCCGGCAGCCAGCCAATCCAGCCCACGCCCTGCCCATCCTTCCGCACCAGCGGAACCTCAGCCATGCGCCCCATCCTCTGCGCCGCGCGAAACCGCCGCTCGCTCATGAAGACCATGCCCATCATCTTCATCGCCAACGCTTCAGCGCTCACACCCTTCTGCTCAACAACCTTGTTGCGCAGATGAATCAGCACTTCGGGAATATTGATCTTCACCGGGCAAACCTCATAGCACGCCCCGCACAACGACGACGCATACGGCAGCGACTGCGCGTGATGCATCTCCTGCAACTGCGGCGTCAGAATCGCGCCAATCGGCCCCGCATAAACCGAGCCATACGCATGCCCGCCCGTCTGCCGATACACCGGACAAGCATTCTGGCACGCGCCGCAGCGCACACAGTTCAGCGTCTGCCGTGCCTCCTCATCCGCCAGAATCTCCGTCCGCGCATTGTCCATCAGCACCACATGAAAATTCCGCGGCCCATCCTTCGCGTTCACTCCAGTCCAGATCGAGTTGTAAGGATTCATCCGCTCGCCGGTGGCCGAACGCGGCACAAGCTGCAGCACCACTTCCAGATCCTGATAACGCGGCAGTACCTTGTCGATCCCCGCCACCGTAATTAGCGTCTCCGGCAGCGTCAGGCACATGCGCCCATTGCCTTCGCTCTCGATAATGCAAACGCCGCCCGTCTCCGCAATCAAAAAATTGGCGCCGCTCAAACCAGTCTTCACCCGCAGAAACTTCTCGCGCAAAAACATCCGAGCCGCATCGGCCAGGTCCTGCGGACGCTCGCCCAGCTCCGGCAGATTCATCTTCTTTTGAAAGATCTCCCGAATCTGCTGACGATTCTTATGCAGCGCCGGAACCACAATATGCGAAGGCCAATCTTCGCCAAGCTGAATAATCAACTCCGCCAAATCCGTCTCATACGGATGAATCCCCGCCGCCTCCAGCGCCGGATTCAGATGAATCTCCTCCGTCGTCATCGACTTGATCTTGATGACCTCATCCGATCCCGACTCCTTCACCAACGCAACAACAATCTGCCGCGCCTCCTCCGCATCCCGCGCCCAATGCACCACACCCCCAGCGCGCGTGCAGTTGCGCTCAAGCTCTTCAAGATAGAAGTCAAGATTCTCCATCGTGTGCGAACGAATCTGCCGCCCGGCCTCACGCAACGCCTGCCAGTCAGGCATCTCGCCCACCACACGCGCGCGCTTCGTCTGAATCACATCCGTCGCATGGCGCACATTCTTCCTGAGCTGCGAGTCGCCCAGCATCGTCTTCGCCACAATCGGAAACGGCGGCGAAGTCCGCGGATCAAGCACACCACTCATCGCTCTACCCCACAAAATCCTGGCAGCCACAAAACCGGGTGCCCCATCTTCGCGACGGCCTTATCGTCGCTAAGGTGGGCCATTCGCGCGAAAGCGCGAACCGCTCCCGCCCAATCTCCCCGCTGAAAAATATTCATCGCCCCACCTCATCCCCGGCCAGAATCTCCGCCAGATGCACCGTCTTCACCCCGGTCCTCTGCCGATGCAGCCCACCCTGAATATGCATCAGGCAGCTATTGTCGCAGGCTGTACAAGCCTCCGCGTCCGTATTCAGCACCGCCGTCGTCTTCTCCGCCAGCATCGCGCTCGAAACATCCGCATTCTTCACGGCAAACGTCCCGCCAAATCCGCAGCACTGCTCCAGCCCCTCAAGCGGCACCAACTCAATCCCGCGAACAGCCCTCAAGAGCCGCATCGGCCCATCGCCCAACTCCAAATTCCTCAGCCCATGGCAACTCGCGTGATACGTCACCCGATGCGGATAGTACGCACCCACATCCTCCAACCCCAACCGCTTCGTCAGAAACTCCGAAAACTCAAACACCCTCGGCAGCAGCGCCTCAACTTCAGCCATCAGCCGCTCGTCCTTCAACTCCGCCGCCATCTTCGGATAGTGGTCCCGCATCATCGCCACGCAGCTCGACGACGGCACCACCACCGCCTCTGCATTGCGGAATTGCTCGACAAACCGCGCCACCAGCGGTAGCGCCTCCGCCTGATACCCCGTGTTCCAGTGCATCTGCCCGCAACATGTCTGCCCGCTCGGAAACTCCACGGTGTGCCCCAGCCGCTCCAGAACCCGCACCACGGCCTTGCCCGTCTCCGGAAACAGCGTGTCGTTATAGCACGTAATAAACAGCGAAACTCGCAGAACCGCCTCCCAATACCCTTCTTATATTTTTATCAATAAAAAGCTGATTTCACACAAAATCCAATAGAGACCGTATTCCCCTAACGCAACCCCTTCAGGTACGATAGTCGCAGCCGCCAGCACGCGGCAACCATTATCATCGAATCAAAACCTCTACCCAAAACGAGGACACGTGGGAACCAATCCGTTCGTCGGCGTCATCTTCCACTGGATCGGCGGCTTCGCCTCCGCCACCAACTTCATCCCCTTCCGCGGCATCAAGCGCTGGTCGTGGGAGATCTACTGGCTCGTCCAGGGATTCGCCGCCTGGATCGTCGCTCCCATCCTCCTCGCCAGCATCTTCGTCCCACACCCACTCAGCATCCTCCACGCCGCCTACATCGCTGATCCCGGCAGCATCTACTACCCCGTCCTCTGGGGCATACTCTGGGGAGTCGGCGGACTCACCTTCGGTCTCGCTATCCGCTACCTCGGCCTCGCCCTCGGATACGCCATCGCGCTCGGCCTCTGCATGGTCTTCGGCACCATCGTCCCGCCCATCTATCATGGCGAGATGCACGCCATACTCCATGAGACCTCAGGCCAGGTCATCCTGCTCGGAGTGCTCGTCTGCCTCATCGCCGTTGCCGTCAATGGAGCGGCAGGCGTCTCCAAAGAACACGAAATCACTCCTGAAGAAAAGGCCGAAGCGGGCGAGCTTGACTACAACTTCGGCAAGGGCATCGCCGTCGCCATCTTCGCCGGCATCATGAGCAGCTTCTTCGCCTTCGGCCTCGACGCAGGCAAGCCTATCGGCGACATCGCCAAACACGAGCTGCTCTCCACCGGCCGCCTCGACCTCTGGCAGAACCTGCCCATCCTCATCGTCGTGCTCTGGGGAGGCTTCCTGACCAACTTCATCTGGTCGGTTGTCCTCATCATTAAAAACCGCTCCGTCAAGCAGTACGCAGGCGAGCCCGGCTACAACCCCATGCGCGCCACACACGCCACCGGCGAAACACTCGTCGACTTCGACCCCACTGACCCATCGACCTACGACCGCCTCGCGCCAAAGACCCTCGTCGCCAACTACTTCTTCGCCGCGCTCGCAGGCGTCATCTGGTACTTCCAGTTCTTCTTCTATTCCATGGGCCAAACCAAGATGGGCAAGTACGACTTCTCGTCGTGGACGCTCCACATGGCCAGCATCATCATCTTCGCCACACTCTGGGGCCTCGCGCTCAAAGAGTGGCGCGGAACCAGCCGTCGCACAAAAGCACTCGTTACCGCAGGCCTTCTGCTCCTGGTCGGCTCAACCGTCGTAGTCGGCTACGGCAACTACCTCAAGGTGAACGAGTCGCACCCCGTCGTCAACGTCAGAAATTAGAATCTACCGCTCAACATCCAACCCCATTCATGCCACATCTTCACCGCGGCATGAATGGGGTTCGTTCCGTAAATCGAAGAGCAACTACTGAGCGGTCTTTTTCTCCGCCGTACTACGAAGTCACAAGCATCTTTCTCCGCAACGCCAGCCCTGCAAACACAACCATCGTTACAACACACGCCGCCAGCACTCCCCACCGCAACCACGCAGCCGCCGAAACCGAAATCCCCACGCCAGCCATGGCAAGATAAGCAGCCACGCACATAGGACACTTCGGCACCAACACCATCAGCACCCCAGGCAGCACCACCCCCGAAGCCTGAGTTCCGCGTCCGGAGCGCGAAAGCGGGCCGCCATCAACAGCCCGCCTTTTCTGTTCGCACACGCAATCCATCACGCGTGATCTCCCGCACAGCACGACGCCTTCGTCACCGGCGCACCCGCATACCGGTCATGGTGCCGCACCCACGCCATCGGAAACGAGAGCCCTTCCTCATTCCGCCCCTTCGGAGCAAGATCGAGATACGCATACGCTCCAATCAGCGGCTCGCCTCCACGCGCAAACGTCGAGTAGGTGTGAAACACCTCCCCGCTCTCATCCTTGTAGAACACGCTCACGCCTGGCCCTTCTTCACTCGGAAACGGATTGATCGCGTAGTTGTAGTACATCGATCCCTTCTCCACTTCCTCCTTCGTGAACGAAACATGATAGTCATGGTTGAAGTCGTTCCCATTCGACGACACCCACTTAAACTTCCAGCCCATTCTCTTCCGGAACGCCTCAATCTCAGGCAATGTCGCCCGCGAAACCGCCATCAACATCACATCCCGGTCCGCCACATGCACCATAGCCCCATCAAATCCATCCGCCACCATCGAGCAGCTCGGGCAGCCCTGCTCCCAGCTCGGCCCAAACATGAAGTGGTAGATCACCAACTGACTCTTCTCACCGAAGAGCTCCGCCAGAGTCACCTTTCCCTCAGGCCCCTCGAACACATAATTCTTCTCGACCCGCTCCCACGGCAACTCACGACGCATCCGGCTCAGCTCATCGCGCATCCGCGTCCATTCCTTCTCCTTTGCCAGTAGCGCCTTGCGCGCCGCCAGCCACTCCTGACTCGATGCGACTTGATGTCCCAGATCAACTGAACTTGAGCTCATTGTTTCTTCTCCTTTTGTCGTTCGCTTCCTTTGTCATTCGTTCACCTTCCCCAGTTGCGGCGCTGTTACACCGGCTGAGGTTCACGCTGGAGCGCGGATCCCTCGTCGGCGCTGGGCCCCCAGCTTGACGGCACTGGAACTTCAAGCAGGCGCAGATAGACACAGAATTGGCCGCGGTGCTGGTACCAGTGGTTGAGCATGATGTTTCGCAGGAAAGCGACACGCGGCATCGCTGCGATCTCCTGATCGCCGTCAACAATGCGCCATGTTGCGTTCATGGCAGCATCATCGAAGCTGGGAAGAACCTCACGCACCGTGACGATGCTCTGTTCGAAGGTATCGAGAATCTCCTGCACCGTGGCGGGCTGGGGAAATTGGAAGCCTGGCGGTGCGATCTGGTCCTGCTGAGCGCCGCGAACGACCCCTCCAGGCACGAAGGCCAAGTGGTATGCCAGCTGCCCCGCAGTCATGGACTTGGAATGCGGCTTCCACGTGAGCCTGTCGGCGGGAAGGCGCTCAAGGAACTTCCGCGTAACCGGCGCCTGGGCCTCAAACTCCGCAAGTAAGGATTGTGCAATCAACATGTGGTTCTCCTTTCGGATTTATCCTCAACGAGCATATCTGCCCGGGTACCCATCTTTCGCTTCGCGAAGGATGGGAAAGTAAGCAGCGCCCTGTTAGCCGCACTTTGGAAACTACCGAGCAGCCTTCTTCTCCGCCGCGCTACGAATCCGCGACATCAAATCTGCCCAGCCTTCATTCACACCACCGCCCGGCGGCACACCATCCATCCATCCCATCGCGCGATGGACAAACTTCACCCGCGTCACGCCATTCTCTTCCGTCAGCCGATACTGCACATTCGACACCGCCGGCCACGACATAAACAGCGGCCCGCAAATCTCCAGCAGCGCCGGAGCCTTAATCGCCTGCACCGTGCCCCAGTAATGTCCCGAGTTGTTGCCCAGGTCGCGAAGCCACCGTCCGCCCGGCCACGCCTCCAGAACCATCGGCATCGGCCTTCCCGCCTCCCCGGCATTCAGCGGCCCCATCTGCTCCAGAATCGTCTCGAACACAATCCCGATCGGCGCCGCGATCTCTTCTTCTTTCACAATCTCAAACGTCTGCACTGCCACTTCCGTCGTCGTAGCCATCATCATCTCCTTGTCAGTTGTTTACCGCTCCCTCGTTCAAATTATTTTCAAGGCTTCTCGCCCGATCCATCCGAAACCAGCCGCTCCAGCGCCTTCCGCTCAGCCCGCTCTTTGATCTGGCTCAACTGATGCGTCCAGTACCGCTCAAACACCTTCACCCAGTCATGCACCGGCTTCAACTCCGCCGCGTTCAGCTTGTACATCCTATGCTGCCCACGCTTCACCACCGTCACCACGCCAACCTTCCGCAGCACACCCAGGTGCTTCGAGACCGCAGGCTGCGGCATCCGCAACCGCAGCACGACATCACCCACCGCATACTCGCGACCGTCCGCCAGCACTCCAATTAACTCGCGCCGCTTCGGCTCCGCAATCGCGTTAAAAACATCCGTCGTTGTTGCTGCCCGTGCCATGTTGTAAATATATTCCCATATAAGAATATGTCAAGTTAAAAATTTGCCGCGCAAATGGCACCTATCCAAAGACCCAGCCACCGCCCGGCAAAACGCCTTCCCGAAAATAGTTATCCGCTAATCCCCACGCGATACCGCGGCCACTTCCCACGAATCGAATGGTGGTCCACCACCGGAGGCCGGTCGCACTCCAACTCCAGCACCGTCACCGGATCATCCGGCGCCGACGCAGGAAGCCCCGTCAACCGCACCGAAATCTCATCCTGCGTAAACGCAATCTTCTCGCCCGTCTTCAGCACCTTCGCAGAAACCACCTTCGCATTCAGCCCACCAAAGGCCACAACCGTCGCAGGCTTATAAAACTCAAGCCACTCCGCAGCAGGCGTCCCCGAAGGCCAGAAGTACACATGCACAAACAGCGTGTTGCCCTTGCGCGTGAAGTTGTCATAGTTGCCAAAGCTGATCGAAGCGCCGCCATCCGTCGCGTAGATGGCCCTCCCATTCACCTCCAGCCACCTCCCGACCGTCTCCAGAATCCGCACCGACGCGGCAGGCACCGTCCCGTCCGCCTCCGGGCCAATGTTCACCAGATAGTTCCCTCCCTGCTGCGCGCACGTCGCCAGATTATCGATGATCGCTCGCGGCGACTTCCACTCATCATCGTGCAGTTGAAATCCCCATCCCTGATTCAGCGTCATGCACGACTCCCACGCCCGCCCGCTCCCCGACGCCTCAATCTTCTGCTCAGGCGTCGAAAAATCACCCTCCAGCCCATTGCGATTGTTCACCACAATCTCCGGCTGCAGCTCGAAGACCATCCGATTCATCCGCTCCGACTCCCACTGCTCCGGCGTCAATGGCAGGTCCACGTCATACCAAAGGATGTCGATCTTCCCGTAGTTCGTCATCAACTCACGAATCAGCCCATGCGTGTAATCCACAAACCGCTTTCGCGCCGCTTCATCCGTCGCGCACCGCATTCCATCCGGATGGTGCCAGTCCATCAGCGAGTAGTAGAACCCAACACGCAATCCCTCCGCCCGCGCAGCCTCAACAAACTCGCGCACCAGATCGCGCCCCGGCCCCTGCTTCATCGCGCAGTAATCCGTCTGCTTCGTGTCCCACATGCAGAAGCCTTCATGGTGCTTCGTCGTCATCACCATGTACTTCTGCCCCGCAGCCTTCGCCAGCCGAGCCCACTCCCGCGCCGCATTCGGTTTCGGCTTGAAGTGCTTCGCCAGAATTTCATATTGCGGAATGGGAATCCCCTCCGACTCCAACACCCACTCCTGATGTCCAATCACGCTGTACAGCCCCCAGTGGATGAACATCCCGAACTTCGCATCGCGCCACCAGGCCAGCCGCTGCGCGCGCGTAGCGGCCTGCGCAGCGGAATCACGCGGCGTTTCATCACTGCCCTGTGCCGCCGCCTTAGTCGAAGCAGCAACTCCAGCCGCTCCCAGATACTTCATAAACGAGCGGCGCGAAACAGAATCGAAGCCCATCAAACAAACTCCTTAACAATTGAAGTTGGAAGCTGCATCCTAGCAGAGTATCCATAAGGAATCTCTGATGAAAATCATCTGCTCTTACACCTCTTCCCTCTCACGCCAAAACGCACGTCATCTCGACCGGAGGCGGCGCATTTTGCCGCCGCAGTGGAGAGACCCCTGTATTTTTTTACGCCCCGGTAATGCTCGCTGTTCTCACGCGTCTCTTAACCCCTGGGGTACGGTTTCCTCTCAATGACCACTTCTTCCTCCTGAGGGTGTGAAAACTCTGTTTTGCTTAAG
This is a stretch of genomic DNA from Edaphobacter acidisoli. It encodes these proteins:
- a CDS encoding (Fe-S)-binding protein, which encodes MRVSLFITCYNDTLFPETGKAVVRVLERLGHTVEFPSGQTCCGQMHWNTGYQAEALPLVARFVEQFRNAEAVVVPSSSCVAMMRDHYPKMAAELKDERLMAEVEALLPRVFEFSEFLTKRLGLEDVGAYYPHRVTYHASCHGLRNLELGDGPMRLLRAVRGIELVPLEGLEQCCGFGGTFAVKNADVSSAMLAEKTTAVLNTDAEACTACDNSCLMHIQGGLHRQRTGVKTVHLAEILAGDEVGR
- a CDS encoding DUF899 domain-containing protein codes for the protein MSSSSVDLGHQVASSQEWLAARKALLAKEKEWTRMRDELSRMRRELPWERVEKNYVFEGPEGKVTLAELFGEKSQLVIYHFMFGPSWEQGCPSCSMVADGFDGAMVHVADRDVMLMAVSRATLPEIEAFRKRMGWKFKWVSSNGNDFNHDYHVSFTKEEVEKGSMYYNYAINPFPSEEGPGVSVFYKDESGEVFHTYSTFARGGEPLIGAYAYLDLAPKGRNEEGLSFPMAWVRHHDRYAGAPVTKASCCAGDHA
- a CDS encoding LutC/YkgG family protein, with translation MASEVMASSAKAEILRRIRAANGRASSLDAGGVEAEWTSVEREYRRGTSREREAVLELLEDRLRDYDAHVVRVANTGVAATVAKILSGRGKKRMVVPEGVAAEWLPAGFEFVMDAGLSATELDGFDGVMTGSTLAIAETGTVVLQNVAGQGRRAVTLVPDYHLCVVRVQDVVETVPEAMARLQQTAGLTTTFFSGPSATADIEMTRIKGVHGPRFLDVVLVA
- a CDS encoding GH39 family glycosyl hydrolase, producing MNSLKAVPVFLLLSSFLSFSSPRTVHAQTQERIQIDSSSSSTPFPHFWEQTFGSGRAILSLRQSYRDDLDTVKQATDFKSIRFHGIFDDEVGLYDPDRRAINFAQTAGQKGAASDDNSAYNFTYIDQIYDGLLAHHVEPYVELSFMPYKMSSNPNARHPFWYHPNVAPPKSYDDWDTMISAFALHLIARYGIDEVAKWKFEVWNEPNLDFWGGSPRQATYWELYDHTARALKAVSPRLQVGGPATAQAAWVGDFLAHIKQANVPADFVSTHVYANDTAKDVLHTDEDVPRDQMVYRAVKMVHEEIEHSPYPHMPLIFSEYNASYANEPNVTDSPFMGPWLANTIRLCDGLTESMDYWSFSDVFEEQGIVRTPFYGGYGLIATDGIPKPALNVFRALHKLGTRRIALDSDSALATRTAAGNLVIALWDYAPPYGTGPHYTMPSGPAAPAKDFTLTLKHVTPNANVQIWRIDDNHGNVLKAFNAMGRPPGDLTPQQVARLKAAGAMAPAEHAHLTGGKLHITVPAHGLAVLVIAK
- a CDS encoding ArsR/SmtB family transcription factor, which gives rise to MARAATTTDVFNAIAEPKRRELIGVLADGREYAVGDVVLRLRMPQPAVSKHLGVLRKVGVVTVVKRGQHRMYKLNAAELKPVHDWVKVFERYWTHQLSQIKERAERKALERLVSDGSGEKP
- a CDS encoding SRPBCC family protein; the encoded protein is MATTTEVAVQTFEIVKEEEIAAPIGIVFETILEQMGPLNAGEAGRPMPMVLEAWPGGRWLRDLGNNSGHYWGTVQAIKAPALLEICGPLFMSWPAVSNVQYRLTEENGVTRVKFVHRAMGWMDGVPPGGGVNEGWADLMSRIRSAAEKKAAR
- a CDS encoding DinB family protein; the protein is MLIAQSLLAEFEAQAPVTRKFLERLPADRLTWKPHSKSMTAGQLAYHLAFVPGGVVRGAQQDQIAPPGFQFPQPATVQEILDTFEQSIVTVREVLPSFDDAAMNATWRIVDGDQEIAAMPRVAFLRNIMLNHWYQHRGQFCVYLRLLEVPVPSSWGPSADEGSALQREPQPV
- a CDS encoding alpha-L-fucosidase — its product is MGFDSVSRRSFMKYLGAAGVAASTKAAAQGSDETPRDSAAQAATRAQRLAWWRDAKFGMFIHWGLYSVIGHQEWVLESEGIPIPQYEILAKHFKPKPNAAREWARLAKAAGQKYMVMTTKHHEGFCMWDTKQTDYCAMKQGPGRDLVREFVEAARAEGLRVGFYYSLMDWHHPDGMRCATDEAARKRFVDYTHGLIRELMTNYGKIDILWYDVDLPLTPEQWESERMNRMVFELQPEIVVNNRNGLEGDFSTPEQKIEASGSGRAWESCMTLNQGWGFQLHDDEWKSPRAIIDNLATCAQQGGNYLVNIGPEADGTVPAASVRILETVGRWLEVNGRAIYATDGGASISFGNYDNFTRKGNTLFVHVYFWPSGTPAAEWLEFYKPATVVAFGGLNAKVVSAKVLKTGEKIAFTQDEISVRLTGLPASAPDDPVTVLELECDRPPVVDHHSIRGKWPRYRVGISG
- a CDS encoding LutB/LldF family L-lactate oxidation iron-sulfur protein produces the protein MSGVLDPRTSPPFPIVAKTMLGDSQLRKNVRHATDVIQTKRARVVGEMPDWQALREAGRQIRSHTMENLDFYLEELERNCTRAGGVVHWARDAEEARQIVVALVKESGSDEVIKIKSMTTEEIHLNPALEAAGIHPYETDLAELIIQLGEDWPSHIVVPALHKNRQQIREIFQKKMNLPELGERPQDLADAARMFLREKFLRVKTGLSGANFLIAETGGVCIIESEGNGRMCLTLPETLITVAGIDKVLPRYQDLEVVLQLVPRSATGERMNPYNSIWTGVNAKDGPRNFHVVLMDNARTEILADEEARQTLNCVRCGACQNACPVYRQTGGHAYGSVYAGPIGAILTPQLQEMHHAQSLPYASSLCGACYEVCPVKINIPEVLIHLRNKVVEQKGVSAEALAMKMMGMVFMSERRFRAAQRMGRMAEVPLVRKDGQGVGWIGWLPGMLGGWTQVRDLQEMPKETFRDWWEKRGKDGK
- a CDS encoding L-rhamnose/proton symporter RhaT; protein product: MGTNPFVGVIFHWIGGFASATNFIPFRGIKRWSWEIYWLVQGFAAWIVAPILLASIFVPHPLSILHAAYIADPGSIYYPVLWGILWGVGGLTFGLAIRYLGLALGYAIALGLCMVFGTIVPPIYHGEMHAILHETSGQVILLGVLVCLIAVAVNGAAGVSKEHEITPEEKAEAGELDYNFGKGIAVAIFAGIMSSFFAFGLDAGKPIGDIAKHELLSTGRLDLWQNLPILIVVLWGGFLTNFIWSVVLIIKNRSVKQYAGEPGYNPMRATHATGETLVDFDPTDPSTYDRLAPKTLVANYFFAALAGVIWYFQFFFYSMGQTKMGKYDFSSWTLHMASIIIFATLWGLALKEWRGTSRRTKALVTAGLLLLVGSTVVVGYGNYLKVNESHPVVNVRN